In Vibrio crassostreae, one DNA window encodes the following:
- a CDS encoding methyl-accepting chemotaxis protein, which produces MQFSLKRKMVFSVVLAIAVTSAILLFMGYKTFQNNSWQAIESESRNTLHAHAKGISDWFHDKKQAVHGLQQQVQLNPSLDIVPHLRQTLVSGGFGLSYYGNKEGEMFRHDPSLNKAGYDPRVRGWYKETLAQNKAVTTKPYVSVTMQALVVTLTDPVTENGSIIGVVASNLALDKLIEDVLAIQVPGNGRAILIDKEGTVVAHQNKEFILKQVTEIAPELSVSGLNSAAQNLTTIFTQVDGSERVLMAEPIKGTDWLLVIEMDKEVLEQPLFDMLISQITTGLIVLIVMAAATSWFVARQLVELGRVSEALADIAEGEGDLTQRLQVSSKDEVGQLADKFNVFVDRLHGMMTNVTQVSTAMNNGAEHANSSALKRSDSVSRQQDEITMVATAVTEMATATSEIAANADNTAKSATHSVELSEQGFQQMAKSQSSINELATELTSAVSIISELEEHGQQIASILATIREIAEQTNLLALNAAIEAARAGEQGRGFAVVADEVRVLSQRTHASTEEIEDKIKRLQQATNGAVKVMTQSHDMAKTSVHDVDMAGESLAQIREAIQMISDMATQIASAAEEQSLVTAEINANTESVREVSDVMALDATDAVSQADQLSHLASDLKQELSRFKL; this is translated from the coding sequence ATGCAATTTAGTCTAAAGAGAAAGATGGTTTTCTCTGTAGTTTTGGCGATTGCAGTGACATCTGCCATTCTTCTTTTCATGGGTTATAAAACCTTTCAAAACAACAGCTGGCAAGCAATAGAAAGTGAGAGTCGTAACACACTGCATGCACACGCGAAAGGGATCAGTGATTGGTTTCACGATAAGAAACAAGCCGTGCATGGCTTACAGCAACAGGTGCAGCTAAACCCTTCCTTAGATATCGTACCTCATTTGCGTCAAACTCTTGTATCTGGTGGCTTTGGGTTAAGTTATTACGGTAATAAAGAGGGGGAGATGTTCCGTCATGACCCTTCGCTTAATAAAGCGGGCTATGACCCAAGAGTCCGAGGTTGGTACAAAGAGACGTTAGCTCAGAATAAAGCCGTCACTACAAAGCCGTATGTTAGCGTCACAATGCAAGCGTTAGTGGTAACACTTACTGATCCTGTCACGGAGAATGGCTCGATCATCGGTGTTGTTGCGTCTAATTTAGCATTAGACAAACTGATCGAGGACGTATTGGCGATTCAGGTTCCGGGTAATGGACGTGCGATTCTCATTGATAAAGAAGGTACGGTCGTTGCGCACCAAAATAAAGAGTTCATTCTCAAACAAGTGACTGAGATTGCGCCTGAACTCAGTGTTTCTGGTTTGAACAGTGCCGCACAAAATCTAACGACGATCTTTACTCAAGTTGATGGTAGTGAACGAGTGCTAATGGCCGAACCTATTAAAGGCACGGACTGGCTACTTGTGATTGAAATGGACAAAGAGGTTTTAGAACAGCCGTTGTTCGACATGTTGATCAGCCAAATTACTACTGGTTTGATTGTCTTGATCGTGATGGCAGCTGCAACGTCTTGGTTTGTCGCTCGACAGCTGGTGGAGTTAGGACGAGTGAGCGAAGCGCTCGCGGATATTGCTGAAGGCGAAGGTGATTTAACGCAGCGCCTTCAAGTCTCAAGCAAAGACGAAGTAGGGCAACTCGCTGATAAGTTTAATGTGTTCGTAGATCGACTTCATGGAATGATGACGAACGTGACACAAGTTTCAACTGCAATGAACAATGGTGCAGAGCACGCTAATAGCAGCGCGTTGAAGCGCAGTGATAGCGTAAGCAGGCAGCAAGACGAAATAACCATGGTGGCAACCGCTGTGACAGAGATGGCGACAGCAACCTCTGAAATTGCTGCTAACGCTGATAACACAGCCAAAAGCGCGACTCACTCGGTTGAATTGAGCGAGCAAGGCTTCCAGCAGATGGCAAAAAGCCAATCATCAATTAATGAACTAGCAACCGAGCTTACAAGTGCTGTGTCTATCATTAGTGAGTTGGAAGAACATGGTCAGCAAATTGCCTCTATCTTAGCGACAATACGTGAAATAGCCGAGCAAACTAACTTGTTAGCGCTTAATGCTGCGATTGAAGCTGCTAGGGCTGGCGAACAAGGTCGTGGCTTTGCTGTGGTTGCTGATGAGGTTCGAGTACTGTCTCAACGAACTCATGCTTCAACAGAAGAAATTGAAGACAAAATCAAGCGATTGCAACAAGCGACCAATGGTGCGGTGAAAGTGATGACACAAAGCCATGATATGGCGAAGACAAGTGTGCACGATGTAGACATGGCGGGAGAGAGTTTGGCTCAAATCCGTGAGGCAATTCAGATGATAAGCGATATGGCGACTCAGATCGCTTCTGCTGCTGAAGAGCAATCACTGGTTACTGCGGAAATTAATGCCAATACTGAGTCTGTACGTGAAGTGAGTGATGTTATGGCACTTGATGCCACTGACGCTGTTTCGCAAGCGGATCAGCTCAGCCACTTAGCCAGCGATTTGAAGCAAGAGTTGTCACGATTCAAGCTTTAA
- the viaA gene encoding ATPase RavA stimulator ViaA, with the protein MLGADGLNLALMVADSGIIDTAMNDLIARSQVMMAAENKGVKTSVKNHLVKWRGKVKKRVTKVCETDRFQEEIALYQEVIHWDEPQFFDEIDSVIKKLEWHSAFYLQARRLMENNKGVYNAMFPHYFCDQWYQSLSDAIKQAQVTELETSKEKVLADLYQRMETMKNMDKVTESGDEGSVGRLWDMASAKLSKTDLTIMKRHAEFLNKHKGLQEIAEKLGRMAGEEDDPSLHKAPVEELQMVEEKSDEAVDDIVGIHESDDLNKMLPNETMFLAYPELEVIFYKHLADKRLLSYRSQGKSRTLRKVKAQKPDSKNVDIEKGPFIVCVDASGSMSGFPEQSAKAMAYALMQIALAEERDCYVILFSSEQITYELTRQDGLREASDFLSYSFHGGTDLEPVLMKSIDLMTGDKYKNADLIVLSDFIAPKQSDEMIAQVEKLKEHKNRFHAVSLSKYGNPQLMTMFDHCWAYHPSLVGRFMKKW; encoded by the coding sequence ATGTTAGGAGCAGACGGCTTAAACCTCGCTTTGATGGTGGCTGATTCAGGAATCATTGATACAGCGATGAACGATCTCATTGCTCGCTCTCAAGTCATGATGGCTGCTGAGAATAAAGGCGTAAAAACATCAGTCAAAAATCACTTAGTTAAATGGCGTGGTAAGGTCAAAAAGCGCGTCACTAAAGTGTGCGAAACCGACCGATTCCAAGAAGAAATCGCCCTCTACCAAGAAGTGATTCACTGGGATGAACCGCAATTCTTTGATGAGATTGATAGTGTCATCAAAAAACTGGAGTGGCACTCCGCGTTCTATCTACAAGCAAGACGCTTGATGGAAAACAACAAAGGCGTTTATAACGCGATGTTTCCACACTACTTTTGCGACCAATGGTACCAATCTCTTTCTGATGCGATCAAACAAGCTCAAGTAACCGAACTCGAAACAAGCAAAGAAAAAGTCTTAGCCGATCTTTATCAGCGCATGGAAACCATGAAAAACATGGACAAAGTGACGGAGTCGGGTGATGAAGGCAGTGTAGGGCGCTTGTGGGACATGGCATCTGCCAAGTTAAGCAAAACAGACCTTACCATCATGAAACGTCATGCTGAGTTCTTGAATAAGCACAAGGGCTTGCAAGAGATTGCTGAAAAACTAGGCCGTATGGCTGGTGAGGAAGATGATCCTTCGCTACATAAAGCCCCTGTAGAAGAATTGCAGATGGTTGAAGAGAAAAGCGATGAAGCGGTCGATGACATTGTCGGGATTCACGAAAGTGATGACCTCAACAAGATGTTGCCAAACGAGACCATGTTTTTAGCTTATCCAGAGCTTGAGGTTATCTTCTACAAGCATTTGGCTGACAAGCGCTTACTTAGCTACCGTTCGCAAGGTAAATCTCGTACATTACGCAAAGTGAAAGCTCAGAAGCCAGATAGCAAGAATGTTGATATCGAAAAAGGTCCGTTCATCGTTTGTGTGGACGCGTCTGGCTCGATGAGTGGATTCCCTGAGCAGTCTGCCAAAGCTATGGCTTATGCCTTAATGCAAATTGCTCTCGCGGAAGAGAGAGACTGTTACGTGATTCTGTTCTCTTCTGAGCAGATTACCTATGAGTTAACAAGGCAAGATGGCCTGCGTGAGGCGAGTGATTTCTTAAGTTACTCATTCCATGGCGGTACGGATCTAGAACCTGTGCTGATGAAGTCGATTGATTTGATGACGGGTGATAAGTACAAAAACGCAGATTTGATTGTGCTTTCTGATTTTATTGCGCCTAAGCAGTCAGACGAGATGATTGCTCAAGTCGAAAAATTGAAAGAACACAAAAACCGTTTCCACGCAGTGAGCTTATCTAAGTACGGTAACCCTCAACTTATGACCATGTTTGACCATTGTTGGGCGTATCACCCAAGTTTGGTTGGTCGTTTTATGAAGAAGTGGTAA
- a CDS encoding ATPase RavA domain-containing protein, with protein MNPSISSHADKALLSERINKLAHALSDGVYEREDTIKLCLLAALAGESVFLLGPPGIAKSLIAKRLIQAFDNSSYFEYLMTRFSTPEEVFGPLSIQELKDNGRYVRLTEGYLPTAQVVFLDEIWKAGPAILNTLLTVVNEKTFKNGSDIERVPMRLLVSASNELPDEDSGLEALYDRMLVRVFVNRIQNKQNFKSMLTTGTSQEAVIPKGLAITDIEYHQWQKELDKLELTDNSFNKLYELKTMLEETVKKQGSASESDLYVSDRRWKKAVKLLKASAFFSGRDSVNPLDIMLLQDCLWHSPESRDVVRSVVKDFALNRAFDQQESKAQIEMSREELEEIQDDVESTLSVSLSMESTSGLLRKDVYQNDIKNAKMYSVGSAYNLVKLVMLQSNMSVSESEKGDSRWVYVAKDDFDRVLKEGHGDIYGYVNENKNLCRLKLDLDASNQLVIKDIANRSVLVSVVTTDGLDQELYNKWLSGAEKALEQLTEAEFKLKRVRTEFHDALPHNYIDPDLPKAMEASLQAVTQDLETTKVKSAKIAQRIKFMSQYFE; from the coding sequence ATGAACCCTTCTATTTCTTCACATGCTGACAAGGCGCTACTCTCTGAAAGAATCAATAAATTAGCGCATGCTCTCTCTGATGGAGTCTATGAAAGAGAAGACACGATTAAGCTATGTTTACTGGCTGCATTGGCTGGTGAAAGCGTGTTTCTATTAGGCCCTCCGGGCATTGCAAAAAGCCTTATCGCAAAACGTCTTATTCAGGCTTTTGACAACAGTAGTTATTTTGAATATTTGATGACACGTTTCTCTACGCCAGAGGAAGTGTTCGGCCCGCTAAGTATCCAAGAATTAAAAGACAACGGTCGTTATGTAAGACTGACCGAAGGTTACCTACCAACAGCACAAGTTGTATTCCTTGATGAGATCTGGAAAGCCGGCCCTGCAATCTTAAACACACTGCTTACTGTAGTGAACGAAAAAACATTTAAGAACGGCAGCGACATTGAACGCGTACCTATGCGCTTGTTGGTTTCTGCATCTAATGAACTTCCAGATGAAGACAGCGGCCTAGAAGCCCTTTATGACCGTATGTTGGTTCGCGTGTTTGTTAACCGTATTCAAAACAAACAAAATTTCAAATCAATGCTGACAACCGGTACTTCTCAAGAAGCTGTGATTCCAAAAGGTTTGGCGATCACTGACATTGAGTACCATCAATGGCAGAAAGAGCTCGACAAGCTAGAGCTGACCGATAACTCGTTTAACAAGCTGTATGAACTGAAAACCATGCTTGAAGAGACGGTTAAGAAGCAAGGCTCAGCCTCAGAGTCAGACTTGTATGTATCGGATAGACGCTGGAAGAAGGCCGTTAAACTATTGAAAGCGAGTGCGTTCTTCAGTGGCCGCGATAGCGTGAACCCGCTAGATATCATGCTTCTGCAGGATTGTTTATGGCATAGCCCTGAATCGCGCGATGTAGTTCGTAGCGTGGTGAAAGACTTTGCATTGAACCGAGCGTTTGATCAACAAGAGTCGAAAGCTCAAATTGAGATGTCTCGTGAAGAGTTAGAAGAGATTCAAGACGATGTTGAATCGACGCTATCAGTTTCGCTCTCTATGGAATCAACCAGCGGCTTGTTGCGTAAAGACGTTTACCAGAATGATATCAAGAACGCGAAAATGTACAGCGTGGGCAGTGCATACAATCTAGTGAAACTCGTTATGCTGCAAAGCAACATGTCGGTGTCTGAATCTGAGAAAGGTGATAGTCGTTGGGTATACGTAGCCAAAGACGATTTTGATCGTGTTCTTAAAGAAGGCCACGGTGATATTTACGGTTACGTAAACGAAAATAAAAACCTATGCCGCTTAAAACTCGACTTGGATGCATCGAACCAATTAGTGATTAAAGACATTGCCAATCGCTCTGTCTTGGTGAGCGTTGTTACCACAGATGGTTTGGATCAAGAACTGTATAACAAGTGGTTGAGTGGTGCTGAGAAAGCCTTAGAGCAGTTAACTGAAGCTGAATTCAAGTTAAAACGTGTTCGTACTGAATTCCATGATGCGTTACCTCATAACTATATTGACCCTGATTTACCGAAAGCGATGGAAGCAAGTTTGCAAGCGGTAACGCAAGATCTTGAAACCACGAAAGTGAAGAGTGCAAAGATTGCTCAGCGTATTAAGTTTATGAGCCAGTACTTCGAGTAA
- a CDS encoding NUDIX hydrolase, protein MSKVIHKWKSISLIEENVTLPTNVVVKHTTINHPGAAVILPITSSGKIILINQFRPSLKKWLLELPAGTMEIDETPLQCAQRELEEETGYSATSFQSLGQVTPLAGFCDEIQYLFVAKDLSLTTRFECDEDEVIEVLELSLEELQDKIRHDQITDTKTIACLSKAQLCGYL, encoded by the coding sequence ATGAGTAAAGTTATCCATAAATGGAAAAGTATTTCTCTCATAGAAGAGAACGTGACGCTCCCTACGAACGTCGTGGTAAAACATACAACAATAAACCACCCTGGCGCGGCAGTTATTCTTCCTATCACTTCGTCTGGAAAAATAATCCTCATTAACCAATTCCGCCCTTCTCTTAAGAAATGGCTTTTGGAACTACCTGCAGGCACGATGGAAATTGATGAGACACCTCTTCAATGTGCCCAGCGTGAATTGGAAGAAGAAACCGGTTACAGCGCAACTTCCTTTCAAAGCTTGGGGCAAGTCACCCCTTTGGCTGGCTTCTGTGATGAAATACAGTATCTGTTTGTCGCAAAAGACTTAAGCCTCACTACCCGCTTTGAATGTGATGAAGATGAAGTCATAGAAGTGCTCGAACTAAGCTTAGAAGAACTGCAAGATAAAATACGACACGATCAAATCACCGATACAAAAACTATCGCTTGTTTAAGTAAAGCCCAACTCTGCGGCTACCTATAA
- the ltaE gene encoding low-specificity L-threonine aldolase, producing MDFRSDTVTKPSQAMRDVMANAEVGDDVYGDDPTVNELEQWAANETGFEAAMFTSSGTQANLLGLMAHCERGDEYLCGQQAHNYKYEAGGAAVLGSIQPQPIENNPDGTLDFKRLAAAIKPDDSHFARTKLLSLENTINGKVLPMSYLAEAREFVNQHGLQMHLDGARVYNAAVALDVHIKEIAQHFDSMTICLSKGLGAPIGSLLLGSKEYIAKARRLRKMVGGGMRQAGILAAAGKMALTENVAQLKADHENAKNLAIGLSKLEGFSVNPDFIQTNIVFAKLDESVDINRIARELGKQGITMSPGNPVRFVTHRDISSEDITTFLTKLENAL from the coding sequence ATGGACTTTCGTTCTGATACCGTAACTAAACCCTCACAAGCTATGCGAGATGTAATGGCAAACGCAGAAGTCGGTGATGATGTATATGGTGATGACCCAACAGTAAACGAGCTTGAGCAGTGGGCAGCCAACGAAACGGGCTTTGAAGCCGCTATGTTCACCTCTTCAGGTACGCAAGCCAACCTACTCGGCCTAATGGCCCACTGTGAGCGTGGTGATGAATACCTATGTGGTCAACAGGCGCACAACTACAAATACGAAGCCGGTGGCGCGGCGGTATTGGGCTCGATTCAACCTCAACCAATCGAGAACAACCCAGACGGCACTTTAGATTTTAAAAGGCTCGCTGCTGCGATTAAGCCAGACGACAGCCACTTTGCTCGTACTAAGCTTCTTAGTTTAGAAAACACGATCAATGGTAAAGTGCTGCCAATGTCTTACCTAGCGGAAGCTCGTGAGTTCGTAAACCAACATGGTTTACAGATGCACTTAGACGGTGCACGCGTATACAATGCGGCAGTCGCGTTAGACGTTCACATTAAAGAGATCGCGCAACACTTCGATTCGATGACGATTTGTTTATCGAAAGGTTTAGGTGCTCCGATTGGCTCTCTGCTACTTGGTAGTAAAGAGTACATCGCTAAAGCACGTCGACTACGTAAAATGGTTGGTGGCGGTATGCGTCAAGCAGGCATTCTTGCTGCAGCAGGTAAAATGGCACTGACTGAGAACGTTGCTCAACTTAAAGCTGACCACGAGAACGCGAAAAACCTAGCGATCGGCCTAAGCAAGTTAGAAGGCTTTTCTGTTAACCCTGATTTCATTCAAACTAACATTGTGTTTGCTAAGTTAGATGAGTCCGTGGATATCAACCGAATCGCTCGCGAACTGGGCAAACAAGGCATTACGATGTCTCCAGGTAACCCGGTTCGATTTGTTACTCATAGAGATATCAGCTCTGAAGACATCACTACTTTCCTAACAAAGCTAGAAAATGCACTTTAA
- a CDS encoding fimbrial biogenesis chaperone, translating to MYQWIIHKWTVLFLLSFTCLSAHAFKVEPMSMEMTPLGKRAQMTMRVENSSQEPLTVELSPVYMTMDKYGKETTTPADDELLVIPVTAIIEPGRSQSIMVRYLGDPSITESKAYRIAVKQVKVQRASSNQGQVSLLLQFNTLINVRPQNTASQLEIKSIEQNDKKNKWVLEVLNSGNSYGRLTNTTWKISDGKNSTYLKGVEIAKRIPGTLVLPYSTRFFEMLPLKNYDVDTLSIEIEQDQ from the coding sequence ATGTATCAATGGATCATACATAAATGGACCGTTCTGTTTTTATTGTCGTTCACTTGTTTGTCCGCTCATGCGTTCAAAGTAGAACCGATGTCTATGGAAATGACGCCGCTTGGCAAAAGAGCTCAAATGACCATGAGGGTTGAGAATTCTTCTCAAGAACCGCTCACGGTTGAGTTGTCTCCGGTATATATGACAATGGACAAATATGGCAAAGAGACCACCACTCCTGCTGATGACGAGCTACTAGTTATTCCAGTGACCGCGATTATTGAACCTGGACGATCACAATCCATTATGGTGCGCTATTTAGGCGATCCTTCCATCACAGAATCTAAAGCCTATCGAATTGCTGTTAAGCAAGTGAAAGTTCAAAGAGCAAGCAGCAACCAAGGGCAAGTAAGTCTTTTGCTTCAGTTTAATACGCTTATCAACGTGCGACCTCAGAACACGGCTTCTCAGCTAGAAATTAAAAGTATCGAACAAAATGACAAAAAGAACAAATGGGTTCTTGAGGTACTTAACAGTGGTAATAGTTATGGTCGATTAACCAATACAACATGGAAAATATCTGATGGTAAAAATTCAACATATTTAAAAGGCGTAGAAATCGCTAAACGTATTCCGGGTACTTTAGTCCTACCCTACTCCACTCGCTTTTTCGAAATGCTGCCTCTTAAAAATTATGATGTGGACACCCTATCGATTGAAATAGAGCAGGATCAATAG
- a CDS encoding fimbrial biogenesis chaperone: MRRYILGGLIYCFLCAQTFGITLFPTVIELNTDHRATSQLVVTNNSTQALPLEANVRRLNFLSDGTFQTSDLSSEEMFVFPPAAMLAPGARQVFRIQWLGKRLLETSQSYFVRFSTVNIGQNHARIDKPIGLTTGINLQVHYNALLHIHSSSLEPDVKLHIDEQGQLTLTNSGSRFTYTSLLHFAGLESQSQKVHEALGEQFIPPRSIITLPSSLNYLPVGTYHGHEN, translated from the coding sequence ATGAGACGTTATATCTTGGGTGGGCTCATTTATTGCTTTCTGTGTGCACAAACGTTTGGCATAACATTGTTTCCAACCGTCATCGAGCTCAACACAGATCACAGAGCAACATCGCAACTGGTTGTAACTAACAATTCAACACAAGCTCTCCCACTAGAAGCTAACGTTCGTCGTTTGAACTTCTTATCTGATGGCACGTTCCAAACATCAGATCTATCGAGTGAAGAGATGTTTGTGTTTCCACCAGCCGCAATGTTGGCACCCGGTGCACGCCAAGTATTCCGTATACAGTGGTTGGGAAAGCGATTACTCGAAACCTCCCAGAGTTACTTCGTTCGCTTCAGTACCGTGAATATTGGCCAGAACCACGCGAGGATAGACAAACCCATCGGGCTAACAACCGGTATCAATTTACAAGTTCACTACAATGCGTTGTTGCACATTCACTCGTCCTCTTTAGAGCCTGACGTGAAATTACACATAGATGAACAAGGTCAACTGACACTCACTAATTCTGGGTCGCGATTTACCTATACATCGTTACTTCATTTTGCGGGGCTCGAATCTCAGAGCCAAAAAGTACATGAGGCTTTAGGTGAGCAGTTTATTCCACCACGCTCCATTATTACTTTGCCTTCTTCTTTAAATTATTTACCAGTGGGCACTTACCATGGGCATGAAAACTGA